From the Amycolatopsis thermoflava N1165 genome, one window contains:
- a CDS encoding low temperature requirement protein A, which yields MSVAPANRRYRVWYRPMTARNRDEEHRAATPLELLFDLCFVVAVGQAAAELHHALSENHVGHGVLSFLLVFFAIWWGWVNFTWFASAFDTDDGPYRLLTFVQIAGALVVAAGVSRAFSDDFTVIVIGYVLMRLAMVAQWLRAARSAPECRPTALRYALGITIVQAGWIARLAVPESWFLPSFLVLAAAEMLVPVWAERRTPTKWHRHHIAERYGLFTLIVLGETIFGATNAVREAIDTGHDVLNLVFLALAGLVLVFGMWWLYFDQPGHQRLAQFKYGYAWGYGHYLIFTSAAAVGVGIEVALDHETHTGHAPELVAAFATTVPVAVFLVSVWLLHVGPRNECRPIAIGFPLAAVLALAVSFTPVPVYLTALVVAALVATMVIASHGEPVSD from the coding sequence ATGTCCGTGGCACCCGCCAACCGGCGGTACCGCGTCTGGTACCGGCCGATGACCGCGCGGAACCGCGACGAGGAGCACCGCGCGGCGACGCCGCTGGAATTGTTGTTCGACCTGTGTTTCGTCGTCGCGGTCGGCCAGGCCGCGGCGGAACTGCACCACGCGTTGTCGGAGAACCACGTCGGCCACGGTGTGCTGAGCTTCCTGCTCGTGTTCTTCGCGATCTGGTGGGGCTGGGTCAACTTCACCTGGTTCGCCTCCGCGTTCGACACCGACGACGGCCCCTACCGGTTGCTGACGTTCGTGCAGATCGCCGGCGCGCTGGTCGTCGCTGCCGGCGTGAGCAGGGCGTTCTCCGACGACTTCACGGTCATCGTGATCGGGTACGTGCTGATGCGGCTGGCGATGGTCGCGCAGTGGCTGCGGGCCGCCCGCAGCGCGCCCGAATGCCGGCCGACGGCGCTGCGGTACGCGCTGGGCATCACGATCGTGCAGGCAGGCTGGATCGCGCGGCTCGCGGTGCCCGAATCGTGGTTCCTACCCAGTTTCCTGGTGCTCGCCGCGGCCGAGATGCTCGTGCCGGTCTGGGCCGAGCGCCGCACGCCGACCAAGTGGCACCGCCACCACATCGCCGAACGGTACGGCCTGTTCACGCTGATCGTGCTCGGCGAAACGATCTTCGGCGCGACGAACGCGGTTCGCGAGGCCATCGACACCGGTCACGACGTGCTGAACCTGGTGTTCCTCGCGCTGGCCGGGCTGGTCCTGGTGTTCGGCATGTGGTGGCTGTACTTCGATCAGCCCGGCCACCAGCGGCTCGCCCAGTTCAAGTACGGCTACGCCTGGGGCTACGGCCACTACCTGATCTTCACGTCGGCGGCCGCGGTCGGCGTCGGCATCGAGGTCGCGCTGGACCACGAAACCCACACCGGGCACGCGCCCGAGCTGGTCGCCGCGTTCGCCACGACCGTGCCCGTGGCGGTGTTCCTGGTCAGCGTGTGGCTGCTGCACGTCGGACCGCGCAACGAGTGCCGCCCGATCGCGATCGGCTTCCCGCTGGCCGCGGTGCTGGCGCTGGCGGTGTCGTTCACGCCGGTGCCGGTGTACCTGACCGCGCTGGTCGTCGCGGCGCTGGTAGCCACCATGGTGATCGCCAGCCACGGCGAACCGGTCAGCGACTGA
- a CDS encoding SIR2 family NAD-dependent protein deacylase yields the protein MTAPELDRARRLVDGASRIVALTGAGVSTDSGIPDFRGPQGVWTKNPDAEKLSHIDDYVASREVREQSWQARLDHPGWWARPNAAHLALVDLERQGRLSAILTQNIDGLHQKAGNSPDRVVELHGTMADTICLACDDRRDMHETLDRVRAGESDPECEICGGILKSATVSFGQMLDPEVVDRAREAAETCDLMLALGTSLTVHPAAGLVDIAAAAGAPVIIANASETPYDEVATVVLREPLGEVLPKMVSR from the coding sequence ATGACTGCCCCGGAACTCGATCGCGCGCGACGGCTCGTGGACGGCGCTTCGCGGATCGTCGCGCTCACCGGCGCCGGTGTCTCCACCGATTCGGGCATCCCGGACTTCCGGGGCCCACAGGGGGTGTGGACGAAGAACCCGGACGCCGAGAAGCTGTCGCACATCGACGACTACGTCGCCAGCCGCGAGGTGCGCGAGCAGTCATGGCAGGCCAGGCTCGACCACCCCGGCTGGTGGGCGCGGCCGAACGCGGCGCACCTGGCCCTGGTCGACCTGGAACGGCAGGGCAGGCTGTCGGCGATCCTCACGCAGAACATCGACGGGCTGCACCAGAAGGCCGGGAACTCGCCGGACCGGGTGGTCGAACTGCACGGCACGATGGCCGACACGATCTGCCTGGCCTGCGACGACCGCCGCGACATGCACGAGACACTGGACCGCGTGCGGGCCGGGGAGTCCGACCCGGAGTGCGAGATCTGCGGCGGGATCCTGAAGTCCGCGACGGTCTCCTTCGGGCAGATGCTCGACCCGGAGGTGGTGGACCGCGCCCGCGAGGCCGCCGAGACGTGCGACCTGATGCTGGCGCTGGGCACCTCGCTGACGGTGCACCCGGCCGCGGGCCTGGTGGACATCGCGGCGGCGGCCGGGGCGCCGGTGATCATCGCGAACGCCTCCGAAACGCCCTACGACGAGGTGGCGACCGTCGTGTTGCGCGAGCCGCTGGGCGAGGTGCTGCCGAAGATGGTCAGTCGCTGA
- a CDS encoding Ig-like domain-containing protein: MTVQNTAKHTTVKGEFSADKTTWTSSEPLGYGSTYTIDAHGADRSGKTVEQQGQVTTVSPSKQANPNMIPAPASVAQTGVGVGQPVVFQFSYPVKNKADVEKQLSVVSNPPQEGSWYWIDDKNVHYRPKEYWQPGTTLTVSAKIYGVDFGNGVYGAEDRTETYHVHDSWIAKADGNTEQMQIFHNGQVVKTMPISMGKDATPTHLGAHVISFKAESYTMDSCTYGVCQGDPKWYRSEEKWTERISNDGEFVHENPNSVGAQGSSNVSHGCINLNAENAEWFFHNLGLGDVVEVTNSGGQQLPVWDLYGDWALSWEQWQQGSALK, from the coding sequence GTGACCGTCCAGAACACCGCGAAGCACACCACCGTGAAGGGCGAGTTCTCGGCGGACAAGACCACCTGGACCTCGTCGGAACCGCTCGGGTACGGCAGCACCTACACGATCGACGCGCACGGCGCGGACCGCAGCGGCAAGACCGTCGAGCAGCAGGGCCAGGTGACCACGGTGTCGCCGTCGAAGCAGGCGAACCCGAACATGATCCCCGCGCCGGCTTCGGTGGCCCAGACCGGCGTCGGCGTCGGGCAGCCGGTCGTCTTCCAGTTCAGCTACCCGGTGAAGAACAAGGCGGACGTGGAAAAGCAGCTGTCGGTGGTGTCGAATCCGCCGCAGGAGGGCAGCTGGTACTGGATCGACGACAAGAACGTGCATTACCGGCCGAAGGAGTACTGGCAGCCGGGCACGACGCTGACCGTTTCCGCGAAGATCTACGGTGTCGATTTCGGCAACGGCGTCTACGGCGCGGAGGACCGCACGGAGACTTACCACGTGCACGATTCCTGGATCGCGAAAGCCGACGGCAACACCGAGCAGATGCAGATCTTCCACAACGGCCAGGTGGTGAAGACCATGCCGATTTCGATGGGCAAGGACGCCACCCCGACGCACCTCGGCGCGCACGTGATTTCGTTCAAGGCCGAGAGCTACACGATGGACTCCTGCACCTACGGCGTCTGCCAGGGCGATCCGAAGTGGTACCGGTCCGAGGAGAAGTGGACCGAGCGCATCTCCAACGACGGCGAGTTCGTCCACGAGAACCCGAACAGCGTGGGCGCGCAGGGGAGCTCGAACGTGTCGCACGGCTGCATCAACCTCAACGCCGAGAACGCCGAGTGGTTCTTCCACAACCTGGGGCTGGGTGACGTGGTCGAGGTGACCAACTCCGGCGGGCAGCAGCTGCCGGTGTGGGACCTCTACGGCGACTGGGCGCTGTCGTGGGAGCAGTGGCAGCAGGGCAGCGCGCTGAAGTGA
- a CDS encoding patatin-like phospholipase family protein: MPEVDLPRPVGFVLGGGGSLGAMQVGMLRALTEAGIRPDLVVGTSVGSLNGAVLALDPDDAGERLRKTWTHMTRHEAFPGGVLSQVRTLRHSKTHLFPNIGLATIVDDHLGPGTTFEDLALPLGVVATDVDTAEARLFTSGDLRPPLLASAAIPGIYPPVEHDGRLLYDGGLVANVPMRQALVLGARSLVVLDCAFPGQIPSPPQTFAEVLMYTAMVSMRNQAVLEAPIAAAEVPVVYLPGPRPVRLSPLDFSRTEELTDLAFEAARIYLDGLVIDGPGLYGGPGVKIA; encoded by the coding sequence ATGCCCGAGGTCGACCTGCCCCGCCCGGTCGGGTTCGTGCTCGGCGGGGGTGGCAGCCTGGGTGCGATGCAGGTCGGCATGCTGCGTGCCCTCACCGAGGCCGGGATCCGGCCCGACCTGGTCGTCGGCACGTCGGTGGGGTCGCTCAACGGCGCCGTGCTCGCCCTGGACCCGGACGACGCCGGCGAACGGCTGCGTAAGACGTGGACCCACATGACCCGCCACGAGGCGTTCCCGGGCGGGGTCCTCAGCCAGGTCCGCACCCTGCGGCACAGCAAGACCCACCTCTTCCCGAACATCGGGCTGGCCACGATCGTCGACGACCACCTCGGGCCGGGCACCACGTTCGAGGACCTCGCGCTGCCACTGGGCGTCGTCGCGACCGACGTGGACACCGCGGAGGCGCGCCTGTTCACCTCCGGCGACCTGCGGCCGCCCCTGCTGGCGAGCGCGGCGATCCCGGGCATCTACCCGCCGGTCGAGCACGACGGGCGGCTGCTCTACGACGGCGGCCTGGTGGCGAACGTGCCGATGCGGCAGGCGCTGGTGCTCGGCGCGCGGTCGCTCGTCGTGCTGGACTGCGCCTTCCCCGGCCAGATCCCGTCGCCGCCGCAGACGTTCGCCGAGGTGCTGATGTACACGGCGATGGTGAGCATGCGGAACCAGGCCGTGCTGGAGGCGCCGATCGCGGCGGCGGAGGTACCGGTGGTCTACCTGCCCGGGCCGCGTCCGGTGCGGCTGAGCCCGCTGGACTTCAGCCGCACCGAGGAGCTGACCGACCTGGCGTTCGAGGCCGCGCGGATATACCTGGACGGCCTCGTGATCGACGGGCCCGGCCTCTACGGCGGCCCCGGGGTCAAGATCGCGTGA
- a CDS encoding acyl-CoA dehydrogenase family protein, translating into MVDQPKVTEKEARAVAEEARESGWRKPSFAKELYLGRFRLDLVHPHPRAEPAAAKKAEQFLTRLREYAETLDGTVIEREARIPDEYVKGLAELGCFGIKIPEEYGGLGLSQVAYNRALALLGSVHPTLGVLLSAHQSIGVPEPLKLAGTPEQKAKFLPRCAKGAVTAFLLTEPDVGSDPARLATTATPTEDGGYLLDGVKLWTTNGVVAELVVVMARVPRSEGHRGGITAFIVEMDSPGITVERRNAFMGLRGIENGVTRFHQVRVPADAVVGGEGKGLKIALATLNTGRLSIPSMCAGAGKWCLKIAREWAAARVQWGKPIAGHAAVANKISFIAATTYALESVQELSGHMSDEGRNDIRIEAALAKLYASEMSCKIADELMQIRGGRGYETAQSLAARGERAVGVEQLVRDLRINRIFEGSTEIMHLLIAREAVDAHLAAAGALADLEADLPAKAKAAAKASGFYAKWLPQLVTGRGQVPTSFAEFGQLAPHLRYVERTARKLARSTFYGMARWQAGLEKRQGFLGRIVDIGAELFAMSAACVRAEMQREDDVREGEAAYELADVFCRQARVRIETLFEGLWRNTDDVDRRLTDRVMDGAFTWLEEGVLDPSEGTGPWIADWRAGASTAEDVARRYTAG; encoded by the coding sequence GTGGTTGATCAGCCGAAGGTGACGGAGAAGGAAGCCCGCGCGGTCGCCGAGGAGGCCCGGGAGAGCGGCTGGCGCAAGCCGTCGTTCGCGAAGGAGCTCTACCTCGGGCGGTTCCGGCTCGACCTCGTCCACCCCCACCCCCGTGCCGAACCCGCGGCCGCGAAGAAGGCCGAGCAGTTCCTCACCCGCCTGCGCGAGTACGCCGAGACCCTCGACGGCACCGTCATCGAGCGGGAGGCGCGCATCCCGGACGAGTACGTCAAGGGCCTGGCCGAGCTGGGCTGCTTCGGCATCAAGATCCCGGAGGAGTACGGCGGCCTCGGGCTGTCCCAGGTCGCCTACAACCGCGCCCTGGCGTTGCTCGGCTCGGTGCACCCGACGCTGGGCGTGCTGCTGTCCGCGCACCAGTCGATCGGCGTGCCGGAACCGCTCAAGCTGGCAGGCACGCCCGAGCAGAAGGCGAAGTTCCTGCCGCGCTGCGCGAAGGGCGCGGTCACCGCCTTCCTGCTCACCGAGCCCGACGTGGGATCCGACCCGGCGCGCCTGGCGACCACCGCGACCCCGACCGAGGACGGCGGGTACCTCCTCGACGGCGTCAAGTTGTGGACCACCAACGGGGTGGTCGCCGAACTGGTCGTCGTGATGGCGCGGGTGCCGCGCAGCGAGGGGCACCGCGGTGGGATCACCGCGTTCATCGTCGAGATGGACTCGCCAGGCATCACGGTGGAGCGGCGCAACGCGTTCATGGGCCTGCGCGGGATCGAGAACGGCGTCACCCGCTTCCACCAGGTGCGGGTGCCCGCGGACGCGGTCGTCGGTGGCGAGGGCAAGGGGCTCAAGATCGCGCTGGCGACGCTGAACACCGGGCGGCTGTCGATCCCGTCGATGTGCGCCGGCGCGGGCAAGTGGTGTCTCAAGATCGCCCGCGAGTGGGCGGCGGCCCGTGTGCAGTGGGGCAAGCCGATCGCCGGGCACGCGGCCGTGGCGAACAAGATCTCCTTCATCGCCGCGACCACGTACGCGCTGGAGAGCGTGCAGGAGCTGTCCGGCCACATGAGCGACGAGGGCCGCAACGACATCCGCATCGAGGCGGCGCTCGCCAAGCTGTACGCCAGCGAGATGTCCTGCAAGATCGCCGACGAGCTGATGCAGATCCGCGGCGGCCGCGGCTACGAGACCGCCCAGTCGCTCGCCGCACGCGGGGAACGGGCGGTCGGCGTCGAACAGCTGGTGCGCGACCTGCGGATCAACCGCATCTTCGAGGGCTCGACGGAGATCATGCACCTGCTCATCGCACGCGAGGCGGTGGACGCGCACCTGGCGGCGGCCGGGGCGCTCGCCGACCTGGAGGCCGACCTGCCCGCGAAGGCGAAAGCGGCGGCCAAGGCCAGTGGCTTCTACGCGAAGTGGCTGCCGCAGCTGGTCACCGGCCGCGGTCAGGTGCCCACGTCGTTCGCCGAGTTCGGGCAGCTCGCGCCCCACCTGCGTTACGTCGAGCGCACCGCCCGCAAGCTGGCGCGCTCGACGTTCTACGGGATGGCGCGCTGGCAGGCCGGGCTGGAGAAGCGGCAGGGGTTCCTCGGCCGGATCGTCGACATCGGCGCCGAGTTGTTCGCGATGTCCGCGGCGTGCGTGCGGGCGGAGATGCAACGCGAGGACGACGTCCGGGAGGGCGAGGCCGCCTACGAGCTGGCCGACGTGTTCTGCCGCCAGGCGCGGGTGCGGATCGAGACGTTGTTCGAGGGCCTGTGGCGCAACACCGACGACGTGGACCGCCGCCTCACCGACCGGGTCATGGACGGCGCCTTCACCTGGCTGGAGGAGGGCGTCCTGGACCCGAGCGAGGGCACCGGGCCGTGGATCGCGGACTGGCGGGCGGGCGCGTCCACCGCGGAGGACGTCGCGCGGCGGTACACGGCGGGCTGA